A DNA window from Fragaria vesca subsp. vesca linkage group LG3, FraVesHawaii_1.0, whole genome shotgun sequence contains the following coding sequences:
- the LOC101291609 gene encoding WRKY transcription factor 6-like: MDLAASDHSIHNSRIEHVFSPATADGKRVVHDELDFFADHHKGSLKETDQTLEDKEDMAQEKQLDTGLNLLTTYTSTSDKSSTDDGSTSHSMEDHKQTINELEVVQAELGRMNVDNQRLRVMITQVNNNYKSLQVHLLEFMQRQQNQPVKQHKMVINGTAPEEKQIMNNIVPRQFMDMGRAGNITHHEKNELVSHSSLDMARLSNNDCSGSPPIVESMDHFKSPVQRGSKRKSGGAEDSSSEGQEFPAGSPGWVPKKIPKLSSGDVDVDHQAAASEETVSMIKKARVSVRARSESSMISDGCQWRKYGQKMAKGNPCPRAYYRCTMGTGCPVRKQVQRCAEDKTILTTTYEGHHNHPLPPAAMTMVSTTSAAASMILSGSMPSADQHPHHAIINSSSNNFLQGTALHHPQLPNCPPSFATLSASAPFPTVTLDLTRAPTTASETMALNQLPNFSQNLPLPHVLGQALCNSESKLTLLDGLRGLDTTTNHSILADKVSAATAAITADPNFAAVLVAAITSIMGNNVHSNNNTNTSNNITTRNSSDDNT, translated from the exons ATGGACCTTGCTGCTAGTGATCATTCGATCCATAACTCCAGAATTGAGCATGTGTTCTCTCCGGCGACCGCGGACGGGAAGCGGGTGGTTCATGATGAACTGGACTTCTTTGCTGATCATCACAAGGGTAGTCTGAAAGAAACAGATCAAACCCTTGAAGATAAAGAAGACATGGCTCAAGAAAAGCAACTAGAT ACTGGTTTAAATCTTCTTACAACATATACCAGTACCAGCGATAAATCATCTACGGATGATGGATCAACATCTCATAGTATGGAAGATCACAAACAAACAATAAATGAG CTAGAAGTTGTTCAAGCTGAATTGGGGCGTATGAACGTAGATAATCAACGGCTGAGAGTTATGATTACTCAGGTTAACAACAATTACAAGAGCTTACAGGTGCATCTCCTAGAATTCATGCAACGCCAGCAAAATCAACCAGTAAAACAACACAAG ATGGTCATAAATGGAACAGCACCAGAAGAGAAGCAGATAATGAACAATATTGTTCCTAGACAATTTATGGATATGGGCAGGGCTGGAAATATCACTCATCATGAGAAAAATGAGCTTGTTTCACACTCTTCATTGGATATGGCTAGATTATCCAATAACGATTGTTCTGGTTCGCCTCCCATTGTTGAGTCAATGGATCACTTCAAGAGCCCAGTTCAAAGGGGCAGTAAAAGAAAGTCTGGGGGTGCTGAAGATAGCTCATCAGAAGGACAAGAATTTCCAGCTGGGAGTCCTGGTTGGGTTCCTAAGAAAATTCCCAAGTTGAGTTCTGGGGACGTCGACGTAGATCATCAGGCTGCAGCTTCTGAAGAAACCGTGTCCATGATTAAGAAAGCTCGTGTTTCTGTTCGAGCACGATCTGAATCTTCCATG ATATCTGATGGATGCCAATGGAGAAAGTATGGTCAGAAGATGGCTAAAGGGAACCCTTGCCCTAGGGCTTATTATCGTTGCACCATGGGAACTGGTTGCCCAGTTCGAAAACAG GTACAAAGATGTGCAGAAGACAAAACCATACTCACAACAACTTATGAAGGGCATCACAACCACCCACTCCCACCTGCTGCTATGACCATGGTATCTACTACATCAGCAGCAGCATCAATGATACTCTCCGGTTCAATGCCCAGTGCTGATCAACATCCTCACCATGCCATAATAAACTCATCATCAAACAATTTTTTACAAGGAACAGCTCTTCATCATCCACAACTGCCAAATTGCCCACCAAGCTTTGCAACTCTTTCAGCTTCAGCCCCGTTTCCCACAGTTACATTGGACCTCACTCGCGCTCCAACTACTGCATCAGAGACTATGGCACTGAACCAATTACCAAATTTTTCTCAAAACTTGCCTTTGCCACATGTTTTAGGCCAAGCCCTATGCAACAGCGAATCAAAACTTACCCTTCTCGATGGTTTACGAGGACTGGACACTACTACAAATCACTCGATCCTAGCTGACAAAGTAAGTGCAGCTACGGCCGCCATCACAGCTGATCCAAATTTCGCAGCAGTTCTAGTGGCAGCCATTACCTCTATCATGGGGAATAATGTTCATTCAAACAATAATACCAACACTTCCAACAATATTACTACAAGAAACAGTAGTGATGACAATACATAA
- the LOC101313195 gene encoding uncharacterized protein LOC101313195 — MDLEVVGRHALLFDDDNSASFVNSPDALVEWNSLSIDRYDVRHLLSVPLPPRTRRRHSHPDASLESELDLERYRDLPSPSQEEEGDQDAGNDAAVPNTVGYHNVAFAYGDPNESTEQKTNDAELVFRPAFPVPESLIQNLPPTEKIHQIIARTAMFVAKHGGQSEIVLRVKQGDNAMFGFLMPDHHLHAYFRFLVDHQELLKQDTLGVSVQEEKNNGGLDQTGGALSLLGSVYGSGEDEDDTAEDASVLQKLDSPEDVDAISATVHGSEQKEYTVTGKNDIVSKFPCSPLKEKVDLIKHNRITSTVKGGATSGMKKESVASGSLSTAASKSQAPAMPSALNLELPVLEPPSDQRRVVEKIVEFILKNGREFEAILAEQNCKQGRFLFLLPSNQYHPYYLKVLQDAQESKLHGKHLISEKQESAGRVVDKKAAKSSDAISSGSAGHEIPFDYDRKEKFKMVIGKSKKDGHDLPSKSNQPEVGFSVDAVAAILQAATRGIKKPGLDIFPKPSSSGVGQGSSNDGGRDLSSGSQKGYFSSGVGQVSNVPVPVAKAIAETAALAAASEADSSEASLTKEQKLKAERLKRAKMFAAMIKGGCAPLKTDSLRGLSAEPPESGVSSSGNEVLNLATIEREGSSAPLEGDVSDKVEEYGKKLSIHECNERRSKKAYHTPSKRIEEDGEGDDDEENENKGEDKKGRKHSKKRRSHHSSDNGKDKHRHKRHSSSKDRDSRRHRRHESPDEKHRHSRSKHKNNSSDDEHQPSKRHRHHSSSDDDHWRSERQHTHSEHRTSRSRHKRSDSSDDERRHSRRRHNRGSSFEDEHRHRRTSVKQREPETEKDMELEEGEILLKLDQSIASGGGNASREASVDISKSDEIGGAPSQPSGATVVSDDLRAKIRAMLMATL; from the exons ATGGATTTGGAGGTGGTTGGCCGTCACGCGCTACTCTTCGACGACGACAACAGCGCGTCGTTCGTCAACTCACCCGACGCTCTCGTCGAGTGGAACTCCCTCTCCATCGACCGCTACGACGTTCGTCACCTGCTATCAGTTCCTCTGCCCCCTCGCACGCGCCGCCGTCACTCTCACCCCGACGCCTCCCTGGAGTCCGAGCTCGATCTCGAGCGCTACCGCGATTTGCCGTCGCCGTCGCAGGAAGAAGAAGGAGATCAAG ATGCAGGCAATGATGCAGCTGTGCCAAACACTGTTGGCTATCACAACGTTGCCTTTGCATATGGAGACCCAAATGAGTCAACAGAGCAGAAGACTAATGACGCTGAGCTTGTTTTTCGTCCAGCCTTTCCGGTGCCAGAAAGTTTGATTCAAAACCTT CCTCCAACAGAAAAGATACATCAGATCATTGCAAGAACGGCTATGTTTGTTGCCAAGCATGGTGGACAGTCGGAAATTGTTTTGAGGGTGAAACAGGGAGACAATGCAATGTTTGGGTTCTTGATGCCTGACCATCACCTTCATGCATACTTTAGGTTTCTCGTCGATCACCAAGAACTACTGAAGCAGGATACTCTTGGAGTCTCTGTACAGGAAGAGAAAAACAATGGTGGTCTTGATCAGACAGGTGGAGCATTGTCTTTGCTTGGTTCTGTATATGGGTCTGGAGAGGACGAGGATGATACAGCTGAGGATGCATCTGTATTGCAAAAACTGGACTCTCCTGAAGATGTTGATGCAATTAGTGCAACTGTGCATGGGTCAGAGCAGAAAGAATATACTGTAACTGGGAAAAATGATATTGTTTCCAAGTTTCCATGTTCTCCTTTGAAGGAAAAAGTTGATCTCATTAAACATAATCGTATCACTAGCACAGTTAAAGGTGGAGCTACAAGTGGGATGAAGAAAGAAAGTGTTGCGTCGGGATCGCTTTCCACTGCTGCCAGTAAGTCACAGGCTCCTGCTATGCCTAGTGCATTGAATCTTGAGCTACCCGTTTTGGAGCCACCATCTGATCAAAGGAGAGTTGTTGAAAAAATTGTTGAGTTCATATTAAAGAACGGCAGAGAGTTTGAAGCTATTCTTGCCGAACAGAACTGTAAACAGGGAAGATTTTTGTTCCTTCTGCCATCTAATCAGTATCATCCTTACTACTTGAAAGTTCTCCAAGATGCTCAAGAG TCCAAGTTACACGGCAAACACTTAATTTCTGAGAAGCAAGAATCGGCTGGGCGTGTGGTGGACAAGAAAGCTGCCAAGAGCAGTGATGCCATCTCCTCGGGATCTGCTGGTCATGAAATACCATTTGATTATGACAGGAAAGAAAAATTTAAGATGGTAATTGGCAAGTCTAAGAAGGATGGACATGATCTGCCTTCCAAATCAAACCAACCAGAAGTTGGATTCAGTGTGGATGCAGTGGCCGCTATTCTTCAGGCTGCCACAAGAGGCATTAAGAAACCGGGTTTAGACATATTTCCGAAACCGTCTTCTAGTGGTGTTGGTCAAGGTTCTAGCAATGATGGTGGCCGAGATTTGAGCTCAGGAAGTCAAAAGGGGTATTTTTCTAGTGGAGTTGGTCAAGTTTCTAACGTTCCTGTTCCTGTTGCCAAGGCTATTGCAGAGACGGCTGCTCTTGCAGCTGCAAGTGAGGCCGACTCCTCTGAAGCATCTTTGACTAAAGAGCAGAAGCTAAAGGCTGAAAGATTGAAACGAGCGAAGATGTTTGCTGCCATGATAAAAGGTGGATGTGCACCGTTGAAAACTGATTCATTACGTGGCTTATCTGCTGAGCCACCAGAATCTGGGGTTTCTTCATCAGGTAATGAGGTTTTAAATCTTGCAACCATAGAAAGGGAAGGGAGTTCAGCTCCACTGGAAGGTGATGTTTCAGATAAGGTAGAGGAATATGGCAAGAAATTGTCTATTCATGAGTGTAATGAGCGACGATCAAAGAAGGCCTATCATACTCCATCTAAAAGAATTGAAGAAGACGGTGAAGGCGACGATGACGAAGAAAATGAGAACAAGGGAGAAGATAAAAAGGGTCGCAAGCACTCCAAGAAGCGTCGTTCTCATCATTCTTCAGACAATGGTAAGGACAAGCACAGGCACAAAAGGCATTCCTCTTCTAAGGACAGAGATTCTAGGCGCCATCGTAGGCATGAGAGTCCTGATGAGAAGCATCGGCACTCTCGGAGTAAGCATAAGAACAATAGCTCTGATGATGAACATCAGCCTTCGAAAAGGCATCGGCATCATAGCTCATCTGATGATGATCATTGGCGATCTGAACGTCAGCATACTCATAGTGAGCATCGGACTTCTCGTAGCAGGCACAAGCGCAGTGACTCTTCTGACGATGAGCGCCGGCATTCTCGGCGCCGGCACAATCGTGGTAGTTCGTTTGAGGACGAGCATCGGCATCGAAGGACATCAGTGAAGCAGAGGGAACCTGAAACTGAAAAGGACATGGAATTAGAGGAAGGAGAGATACTTTTGAAGTTGGATCAGTCAATAGCCAGCGGGGGCGGTAATGCTAGTAGAGAAGCTTCCGTGGATATTTCGAAGTCAGATGAGATAGGAGGAGCTCCATCTCAGCCTTCAGGTGCCACTGTGGTTTCAGATGATCTCAGGGCCAAAATTCGAGCCATGTTGATGGCAACGTTGTAA
- the LOC101303202 gene encoding uncharacterized protein LOC101303202 produces the protein MFSLFHVHLSSSSSSFSPLLLPQNPTPLHQIRPPPSPSSSSFPLPSPSPHSLPLHQIQPRPSLNRTLTQPLAMSNSFTLTPPPPRVEPNRSLLPRRRRRPSGSVTVSVSTREVVSCRVHNVVVRGGVGGRRWG, from the exons ATGTTCTCTCTCTTTCATGTTCATCTCTCTTCTTCTTCTTCCTCGTTCTCTCCTCTTCTTCTTCCTCAGAACCCAACCCCTCTCCACCAGATCCGGCCTCCTCCCTCTCCCTCTTCCTCTTCTTTTCCCTTACCATCACCCAGCCCTCACTCTCTTCCTCTCCACCAAATCCAGCCTCGTCCCTCTCTGAATCGTACCCTAACCCAACCCCTTGCTATGTCCAACTCCTTCACCTTGACACCGCCGCCTCCTAGAGTCGAACCAAATCGCTCTCTACTCCCTCGACGTCGTCGACGACCAAG TGGGTCGGTTACGGTTTCGGTCTCGACAAGGGAAGTCGTCTCCTGTCGGGTTCACAATGTGGTGGTGCGTGGCGGCGTAGGAGGGAGGAGGTGGGGCTGA